A region from the Mycobacterium heidelbergense genome encodes:
- a CDS encoding cytochrome P450, which translates to MPSPNLPSGFDFLDPDVSVKGLPVAELAEVRKSEPIFWVDVPGGTGGFGDKGYWAITKHKDVKEISVRSDVFSSQQDCAIPVWPQEMTREQIDLQRSVMLNMDAPHHTRLRKIIARGFTPRAIGRLREELAARAQNIAKTAAAAGTGDFVEQVSCELPLQAIAGLLGVPQDDRDKIFRWSNEMTGNEDPEYAHIDPAASSVELIMYAMKMAEERAKNPGDDIVTQLIQADIEGEKLSDDEFGFFVVMLAVAGNETTRNSITHGMIAFADNPDQWELFKRERPETAPDEIVRWATPVTAFQRTALEDYELSGVQIKKGQRVVMFYRSANFDEEVFDDPYAFNILRNPNPHVGFGGTGAHYCIGANLARMTISLIFNAVADHMPDLKPLSKPERLRSGWLNGIKHWQVDYTGTCPVAR; encoded by the coding sequence GTGCCTAGCCCGAATCTTCCGTCCGGGTTCGATTTTCTCGACCCGGATGTATCAGTCAAAGGCCTGCCGGTTGCGGAACTGGCCGAAGTGCGTAAGTCCGAGCCGATCTTCTGGGTGGACGTCCCGGGCGGAACCGGTGGCTTCGGCGACAAGGGCTATTGGGCCATCACGAAGCACAAGGACGTCAAGGAGATCTCCGTCCGTAGCGACGTCTTCTCGTCTCAGCAGGACTGCGCGATCCCGGTCTGGCCGCAGGAGATGACGCGCGAACAGATCGACCTGCAGCGCAGTGTCATGCTCAACATGGACGCCCCGCACCACACCCGGCTGCGCAAGATCATCGCCCGTGGTTTCACCCCGCGCGCCATCGGACGGCTGCGCGAGGAACTGGCCGCCCGCGCGCAGAACATCGCCAAGACGGCCGCCGCGGCGGGCACCGGCGACTTCGTCGAGCAGGTCTCGTGCGAGCTGCCGCTGCAGGCCATCGCCGGTCTTCTGGGTGTTCCGCAGGACGACCGGGACAAGATCTTCCGCTGGTCCAACGAGATGACCGGCAACGAGGATCCCGAATACGCGCACATCGACCCGGCGGCGTCGTCGGTTGAGCTGATCATGTACGCGATGAAGATGGCCGAGGAGCGTGCCAAGAACCCCGGCGACGACATCGTCACGCAGCTGATCCAGGCCGACATCGAGGGCGAGAAGCTCTCCGACGACGAGTTCGGCTTCTTCGTGGTGATGCTCGCGGTTGCGGGCAACGAGACCACGCGTAACTCCATCACGCACGGCATGATCGCCTTCGCGGACAACCCGGACCAGTGGGAGCTGTTCAAGAGGGAACGCCCGGAGACCGCCCCCGACGAGATCGTCCGCTGGGCCACCCCGGTCACCGCGTTCCAGCGCACCGCGCTGGAGGACTACGAGCTGTCCGGCGTGCAGATCAAGAAGGGCCAGCGGGTGGTGATGTTCTACCGGTCGGCCAACTTCGACGAAGAGGTCTTCGACGACCCGTACGCGTTCAACATCTTGCGGAATCCCAACCCGCACGTCGGCTTTGGCGGCACGGGTGCCCACTACTGCATCGGCGCGAACCTGGCCCGGATGACGATCAGCCTGATCTTCAACGCGGTGGCCGACCACATGCCGGACCTCAAGCCGCTGTCGAAGCCGGAGCGGCTGCGGTCGGGCTGGCTCAACGGCATCAAGCATTGGCAGGTCGATTACACCGGCACGTGCCCGGTGGCGCGGTGA